The following are encoded together in the Neomonachus schauinslandi chromosome 15, ASM220157v2, whole genome shotgun sequence genome:
- the PLEKHH3 gene encoding pleckstrin homology domain-containing family H member 3 isoform X3, protein MPLPGGLWWLLCCRRGFTLLHRDYGDGELSGDGDEDEDEETFELRTPSPAGGGRGPLDVTLTQPVRSGPVSDRLQSWEETRSLIPEKGPPEEDPDVVVKGWLYREPRGGGARPWLPPRRAWFVLTRDSLDQFSSSGKGARRLGSLVLTSLCSVTGPERRPKETGLWSVTVSGRKHSVRLCSPRQAEAERWGVALREVIASKAPLETPTQLLLRDIQESCGDPETVALIYLRNPILRHTSGALYAPLLPLPYGVSAPGPGYAPLREEAVRLFLALQALEGARRPGPLMQGVLQTCRDLPALRDELFLQLAKQTSGPAGPPGPRATQDPAALRYWQLLTCMSCTFRPGGAVRGHLLGHLERTEQALPDTELAAYARFIRKALGRTRGRELVPSLAEISALSRRQELLCTVHCPGAGACPVAIDSHTTAGEVARELVGRLGLARSRNAFALYEQRGAQERALAGGTLMADVLTSLAAEEAALDDSPDSGWRLCLRLHGPLHPEGLSPDGHELPFLFEQAHALLLRGRPPPPDDTLRALAALRLQSLHRDFSPRAPLPRLDRLLPPPPPPREDPPRPVPRPPPSAALLAGAIWSPGRAKRRAERTRRGGGGGGGAGGTAGSAAREGGGGAGRVAAVLGGWKRLRGMGRAEAMAAYLALAAQCPGFGAARYDVLELSTEPGGGTPQKLCLGLGAKAMSLSRPGETEPVHSVSYGHVAACQLMGPHTLALRVGESQLLLQSPQVEEIMQLVNAYLPNPSPERPCSSPSPPCQDLPDTSPPSQHPGLDEPQGQSGCLGQLQD, encoded by the exons ATGCCTCTCCCCGGGGGATTGTGGTGGCTCCTCTGCTGCCGTCGAGGCTTTACTCTTCTGCACCGGGACTACGGGGACGGCGAGCTTAGCGGGGACGGGGacgaggacgaggacgaggagACCTTTGAGCTGCGGACCCCGAGTCCAGCGGGCGGCGGGAGG GGCCCCCTGGACGTGACGCTCACTCAGCCGGTGAGGAGCGGGCCGGTCTCAGACAG gctgcagagctgggaggagaCACGGAGCCTCATCCCGGAGAAGGGGCCGCCTGAGGAGGACCCGGACGTCGTCGTGAAAG gttgGCTGTACAGAGAGCCCCGCGGAGGAGGGGCTCGGCCCTGGTTGCCCCCGCGCCGGGCCTGGTTCGTGCTCACCCGGGACTCCCTGGACCAGTTCAGTAGCAGCGGGAAGGGGGCGCGGCGCCTCGGGAGCCTCGTGCTCACCAGCTTGTGCTCGGTGACCGGCCCAGAGCGCCGTCCCAAGGAGACCG GTCTGTGGTCAGTGACCGTGTCGGGCCGGAAGCACAGCGTCCGGCTCTGCTCCCCCCGCCAGGCCGAGGCCGAACGCTGGGGGGTGGCGCTGCGAGAAGTGATCGCCTCCAAGGCGCCGCTGGAGACCCCTACCCAGCTGCTGCTTAGGGATATTCAG GAGAGTTGTGGGGACCCGGAGACCGTGGCCCTTATTTACCTACGGAACCCAATTCTGAGGCACACCAGTGGGGCCTTGTATGCTccactcctgcccctgccctACGGTGTCAGCGCCCCAG GTCCGGGCTACGCACCCTTGCGCGAGGAGGCGGTGCGGCTGTTCCTGGCTCTGCAGGCGCTGGAGGGGGCGCGGCGCCCCGGGCCCCTGATGCAGGGTGTGCTCCAAACCTGCCGGGACCTGCCCGCGCTCCGCGACGAGCTCTTCCTGCAGCTGGCTAAGCAGACTTCGGGCCCCGCAGGGCCCCCCGGGCCCCGAGCTACCCAAGACCCCGCGGCCCTTCGGTACTGGCAGCTCCTCACCTGCATGAGCTGCACCTTCCGGCCCGGGGGAGCTGTGCGGGGGCACCTCCTGGGGCATCTGGagag GACGGAGCAGGCGCTCCCGGACACAGAACTGGCGGCCTACGCGCGCTTCATCAGGAAAGCGCTGGGCCGGACGCGCGGCCGGGAGCTGGTGCCTTCGCTGGCAGAGATTTCAGCGCTGAGCCGACGGCAGGAGCTCTTATGCACCGTGCACTGTCCGGGGGCTGGTGCCTGCCCTGTGGCCATAGACTCCCACACCACGGCGGGCGAG GTTGCTCGAGAGCTGGTGGGGCGGCTGGGCTTGGCCCGGAGCCGCAACGCATTCGCGCTGTACGAGCAGCGAGGAGCCCAGGAGCGAGCCCTGGCGGGGGGCACTCTCATGGCCGACGTGCTCACCAG TTTGGCGGCGGAGGAAGCCGCGCTAGACGACTCGCCGGACTCTGGTTGGAGACTATGTCTGCGTCTTCACGGGCCCCTGCACCCTGAGGGGCTGTCCCCAGACGGTCACGAACTGCCTTTCCTCTTTGAGCAG GCTCACGCTCTGCTGCTGCGCGGCCGGCCGCCCCCGCCCGACGACACGCTGCGCGCCCTGGCGGCGCTGCGTCTGCAGAGCCTGCACCGAGACTTCTCCCCGAGGGCGCCCCTGCCGCGCCTGGACCGCCtgctgccgcccccccccccgccgcggGAGGACCCTCCCCGCCCCGTCCCCAGGCCTCCGCCCTCCGCCGCCCTGCTGGCCGGGGCGATCTGGAGCCCGGGCCGGGCCAAGAGGCGCGCGGAGCGGAcccggcgcggcggcggcggcggcggcggggcagGCGGCACGGCGGGAAGCGCGGCCCGCGAGGGAGGAGGTGGCGCCGGCAGGGTGGCCGCTGTGCTGGGCGGCTGGAAGCGGCTACGGGGCATGGGCCGAGCTGAGGCCATGGCTGCCTACCTGGCTCTGGCGGCGCAGTGTCCAGGGTTCGGCGCTGCTCGGTATGACGTTCTGGAGCTGAGCACG GAGCCTGGTGGGGGCACTCCACAGAAGCTATGCCTGGGCTTGGGGGCCAAGGCCATGTCCCTCTCCCGGCCCGGTGAGACGGAGCCCGTCCACAGTGTCAGCTATGGCCATGTGGCCGCCTGCCAGCTAATGGGCCCCCACACCCTGGCACTGAGGGTGGGAGAGAGCCAGCTCCTCCTGCAGAGCCCCCAG GTGGAAGAGATCATGCAGCTGGTGAATGCCTACTTGCCCAATCCCTCCCCCGAGAGGCCTTGCAGCAGCCCTTCTCCTCCATGCCAAGACCTGCCAGACACCTCCCCTCCCAGCCAGCACCCGGGCCTGGACGAGCCCCAGGGACAGTCTGGTTGTTTGGGGCAGCTGCAGGACTGA
- the PLEKHH3 gene encoding pleckstrin homology domain-containing family H member 3 isoform X1: MPLPGGLWWLLCCRRGFTLLHRDYGDGELSGDGDEDEDEETFELRTPSPAGGGRGPLDVTLTQPVRSGPVSDRLQSWEETRSLIPEKGPPEEDPDVVVKGWLYREPRGGGARPWLPPRRAWFVLTRDSLDQFSSSGKGARRLGSLVLTSLCSVTGPERRPKETGLWSVTVSGRKHSVRLCSPRQAEAERWGVALREVIASKAPLETPTQLLLRDIQESCGDPETVALIYLRNPILRHTSGALYAPLLPLPYGVSAPGPGYAPLREEAVRLFLALQALEGARRPGPLMQGVLQTCRDLPALRDELFLQLAKQTSGPAGPPGPRATQDPAALRYWQLLTCMSCTFRPGGAVRGHLLGHLERTEQALPDTELAAYARFIRKALGRTRGRELVPSLAEISALSRRQELLCTVHCPGAGACPVAIDSHTTAGEVARELVGRLGLARSRNAFALYEQRGAQERALAGGTLMADVLTRFENLAAEEAALDDSPDSGWRLCLRLHGPLHPEGLSPDGHELPFLFEQAHALLLRGRPPPPDDTLRALAALRLQSLHRDFSPRAPLPRLDRLLPPPPPPREDPPRPVPRPPPSAALLAGAIWSPGRAKRRAERTRRGGGGGGGAGGTAGSAAREGGGGAGRVAAVLGGWKRLRGMGRAEAMAAYLALAAQCPGFGAARYDVLELSTEPGGGTPQKLCLGLGAKAMSLSRPGETEPVHSVSYGHVAACQLMGPHTLALRVGESQLLLQSPQVEEIMQLVNAYLPNPSPERPCSSPSPPCQDLPDTSPPSQHPGLDEPQGQSGCLGQLQD; the protein is encoded by the exons ATGCCTCTCCCCGGGGGATTGTGGTGGCTCCTCTGCTGCCGTCGAGGCTTTACTCTTCTGCACCGGGACTACGGGGACGGCGAGCTTAGCGGGGACGGGGacgaggacgaggacgaggagACCTTTGAGCTGCGGACCCCGAGTCCAGCGGGCGGCGGGAGG GGCCCCCTGGACGTGACGCTCACTCAGCCGGTGAGGAGCGGGCCGGTCTCAGACAG gctgcagagctgggaggagaCACGGAGCCTCATCCCGGAGAAGGGGCCGCCTGAGGAGGACCCGGACGTCGTCGTGAAAG gttgGCTGTACAGAGAGCCCCGCGGAGGAGGGGCTCGGCCCTGGTTGCCCCCGCGCCGGGCCTGGTTCGTGCTCACCCGGGACTCCCTGGACCAGTTCAGTAGCAGCGGGAAGGGGGCGCGGCGCCTCGGGAGCCTCGTGCTCACCAGCTTGTGCTCGGTGACCGGCCCAGAGCGCCGTCCCAAGGAGACCG GTCTGTGGTCAGTGACCGTGTCGGGCCGGAAGCACAGCGTCCGGCTCTGCTCCCCCCGCCAGGCCGAGGCCGAACGCTGGGGGGTGGCGCTGCGAGAAGTGATCGCCTCCAAGGCGCCGCTGGAGACCCCTACCCAGCTGCTGCTTAGGGATATTCAG GAGAGTTGTGGGGACCCGGAGACCGTGGCCCTTATTTACCTACGGAACCCAATTCTGAGGCACACCAGTGGGGCCTTGTATGCTccactcctgcccctgccctACGGTGTCAGCGCCCCAG GTCCGGGCTACGCACCCTTGCGCGAGGAGGCGGTGCGGCTGTTCCTGGCTCTGCAGGCGCTGGAGGGGGCGCGGCGCCCCGGGCCCCTGATGCAGGGTGTGCTCCAAACCTGCCGGGACCTGCCCGCGCTCCGCGACGAGCTCTTCCTGCAGCTGGCTAAGCAGACTTCGGGCCCCGCAGGGCCCCCCGGGCCCCGAGCTACCCAAGACCCCGCGGCCCTTCGGTACTGGCAGCTCCTCACCTGCATGAGCTGCACCTTCCGGCCCGGGGGAGCTGTGCGGGGGCACCTCCTGGGGCATCTGGagag GACGGAGCAGGCGCTCCCGGACACAGAACTGGCGGCCTACGCGCGCTTCATCAGGAAAGCGCTGGGCCGGACGCGCGGCCGGGAGCTGGTGCCTTCGCTGGCAGAGATTTCAGCGCTGAGCCGACGGCAGGAGCTCTTATGCACCGTGCACTGTCCGGGGGCTGGTGCCTGCCCTGTGGCCATAGACTCCCACACCACGGCGGGCGAG GTTGCTCGAGAGCTGGTGGGGCGGCTGGGCTTGGCCCGGAGCCGCAACGCATTCGCGCTGTACGAGCAGCGAGGAGCCCAGGAGCGAGCCCTGGCGGGGGGCACTCTCATGGCCGACGTGCTCACCAGGTTTGAGAA TTTGGCGGCGGAGGAAGCCGCGCTAGACGACTCGCCGGACTCTGGTTGGAGACTATGTCTGCGTCTTCACGGGCCCCTGCACCCTGAGGGGCTGTCCCCAGACGGTCACGAACTGCCTTTCCTCTTTGAGCAG GCTCACGCTCTGCTGCTGCGCGGCCGGCCGCCCCCGCCCGACGACACGCTGCGCGCCCTGGCGGCGCTGCGTCTGCAGAGCCTGCACCGAGACTTCTCCCCGAGGGCGCCCCTGCCGCGCCTGGACCGCCtgctgccgcccccccccccgccgcggGAGGACCCTCCCCGCCCCGTCCCCAGGCCTCCGCCCTCCGCCGCCCTGCTGGCCGGGGCGATCTGGAGCCCGGGCCGGGCCAAGAGGCGCGCGGAGCGGAcccggcgcggcggcggcggcggcggcggggcagGCGGCACGGCGGGAAGCGCGGCCCGCGAGGGAGGAGGTGGCGCCGGCAGGGTGGCCGCTGTGCTGGGCGGCTGGAAGCGGCTACGGGGCATGGGCCGAGCTGAGGCCATGGCTGCCTACCTGGCTCTGGCGGCGCAGTGTCCAGGGTTCGGCGCTGCTCGGTATGACGTTCTGGAGCTGAGCACG GAGCCTGGTGGGGGCACTCCACAGAAGCTATGCCTGGGCTTGGGGGCCAAGGCCATGTCCCTCTCCCGGCCCGGTGAGACGGAGCCCGTCCACAGTGTCAGCTATGGCCATGTGGCCGCCTGCCAGCTAATGGGCCCCCACACCCTGGCACTGAGGGTGGGAGAGAGCCAGCTCCTCCTGCAGAGCCCCCAG GTGGAAGAGATCATGCAGCTGGTGAATGCCTACTTGCCCAATCCCTCCCCCGAGAGGCCTTGCAGCAGCCCTTCTCCTCCATGCCAAGACCTGCCAGACACCTCCCCTCCCAGCCAGCACCCGGGCCTGGACGAGCCCCAGGGACAGTCTGGTTGTTTGGGGCAGCTGCAGGACTGA
- the CCR10 gene encoding C-C chemokine receptor type 10, with amino-acid sequence MGTEPAEQVSWGPYSGEDEEAYSVEPLPELCYKADVQAFSRAFQPSVSLVVAALGLAGNGLVLATHLAARRAVRSPTSAHLLQLALADLLLALTLPFAAAGALQGWSLGSATCRAISGLYSASFHAGFLFLACISADRYVAIARALPAGPRPSARGRAHVVSAIVWLLSLLLALPALLFSQDGQREGQRRCRLVFPEGLTQTVKGASAMAQVVLGFALPLGVMAACYALLGRTLLAARGPERRRALRVVVALVAAFVVLQLPYSLALLLDTADLLAARERSCPASKRKDLALLVTGGLALARCGLNPVLYAFLGLRFRQDLRRLLRGGSCSPGPHPRGRCPRPPRLSSCSAPTETHSVSSWDY; translated from the exons ATGGGGACGGAGCCCGCAgagcag GTCTCCTGGGGCCCCTACTCGGGGGAGGATGAGGAGGCATACTCCGTCGAGCCGTTGCCAGAGCTCTGCTACAAGGCGGATGTCCAGGCCTTCAGTAGGGCCTTCCAACCCAGTGTCTCCCTGGTGGTGGCTGCACTGGGTCTGGCTGGCAATGGCCTGGTCCTGGCCACCCATCTGGCAGCCCGACGTGCTGTCCGCTCGCCCACTTCTGCCCACCTGCTCCAGCTGGCCCTGGCCGACCTTCTGCTGGCCCTAACCCTGCCCTTTGCCGCAGCCGGGGCTCTGCAGGGCTGGAGTCTGGGAAGTGCCACCTGCCGCGCCATCTCGGGCCTCTACTCCGCCTCCTTCCACGCCGGCTTCCTCTTCCTGGCCTGTATCAGCGCCGATCGCTACGTGGCCATCGCGCGGGCCCTTCCCGCTGGACCGAGGCCCTCTGCTCGGGGCCGCGCACACGTGGTCTCAGCCATCGTGTGGCTGCTGTCGCTGCTTCTGGCGCTGCCGGCTCTCCTTTTCAGCCAGGACGGGCAGCGGGAAGGCCAGCGGCGCTGCCGTCTCGTCTTCCCCGAGGGCCTCACGCAGACGGTGAAGGGGGCAAGCGCCATGGCGCAGGTGGTCCTGGGCTTCGCGCTGCCGCTCGGCGTCATGGCCGCCTGTTACGCGCTCCTGGGCCGCACGCTGCTGGCCGCCAGGGGGCCCGAGCGCCGGCGTGCGCTGCGCGTCGTTGTGGCCCTGGTGGCGGCCTTCGTGGTGCTGCAGCTGCCCTACAGTCTCGCCCTGCTGCTGGATACGGCCGACCTACTGGCTGCCCGCGAGCGGAGCTGCCCTGCCAGCAAGCGCAAGGATCTGGCGCTGCTGGTGACCGGAGGGTTGGCCCTGGCCCGCTGCGGCCTCAACCCCGTGCTCTACGCCTTCTTGGGCCTGCGCTTCCGCCAGGACCTGCGGAGGCTGCTGCGGGGTGGAAGCTGCAGCCCAGGGCCTCACCCCCGCGGCCGctgcccccgcccgccccgcctcTCTTCCTGTTCGGCTCCCACTGAGACCCACAGTGTCTCCTCCTGGGACTACTAG
- the PLEKHH3 gene encoding pleckstrin homology domain-containing family H member 3 isoform X2 yields MPELPTRGPGRGGEGILRLGSVAGTPRRGSWGPRLFEDPSSLPCHSRQNSQPSLGPLDVTLTQPVRSGPVSDRLQSWEETRSLIPEKGPPEEDPDVVVKGWLYREPRGGGARPWLPPRRAWFVLTRDSLDQFSSSGKGARRLGSLVLTSLCSVTGPERRPKETGLWSVTVSGRKHSVRLCSPRQAEAERWGVALREVIASKAPLETPTQLLLRDIQESCGDPETVALIYLRNPILRHTSGALYAPLLPLPYGVSAPGPGYAPLREEAVRLFLALQALEGARRPGPLMQGVLQTCRDLPALRDELFLQLAKQTSGPAGPPGPRATQDPAALRYWQLLTCMSCTFRPGGAVRGHLLGHLERTEQALPDTELAAYARFIRKALGRTRGRELVPSLAEISALSRRQELLCTVHCPGAGACPVAIDSHTTAGEVARELVGRLGLARSRNAFALYEQRGAQERALAGGTLMADVLTRFENLAAEEAALDDSPDSGWRLCLRLHGPLHPEGLSPDGHELPFLFEQAHALLLRGRPPPPDDTLRALAALRLQSLHRDFSPRAPLPRLDRLLPPPPPPREDPPRPVPRPPPSAALLAGAIWSPGRAKRRAERTRRGGGGGGGAGGTAGSAAREGGGGAGRVAAVLGGWKRLRGMGRAEAMAAYLALAAQCPGFGAARYDVLELSTEPGGGTPQKLCLGLGAKAMSLSRPGETEPVHSVSYGHVAACQLMGPHTLALRVGESQLLLQSPQVEEIMQLVNAYLPNPSPERPCSSPSPPCQDLPDTSPPSQHPGLDEPQGQSGCLGQLQD; encoded by the exons ATGCCGGAGCTCCCGACGCGGGGacctgggagagggggagaaggcaTCCTCAGATTGGGGTCCGTGGCAGGGACCCCACggagagggagctgggggccACGACTCTTCGAGGACCCCTCGTCATTACCCTGCCACTCAAGACAGAACTCTCAGCCCTCCCTG GGCCCCCTGGACGTGACGCTCACTCAGCCGGTGAGGAGCGGGCCGGTCTCAGACAG gctgcagagctgggaggagaCACGGAGCCTCATCCCGGAGAAGGGGCCGCCTGAGGAGGACCCGGACGTCGTCGTGAAAG gttgGCTGTACAGAGAGCCCCGCGGAGGAGGGGCTCGGCCCTGGTTGCCCCCGCGCCGGGCCTGGTTCGTGCTCACCCGGGACTCCCTGGACCAGTTCAGTAGCAGCGGGAAGGGGGCGCGGCGCCTCGGGAGCCTCGTGCTCACCAGCTTGTGCTCGGTGACCGGCCCAGAGCGCCGTCCCAAGGAGACCG GTCTGTGGTCAGTGACCGTGTCGGGCCGGAAGCACAGCGTCCGGCTCTGCTCCCCCCGCCAGGCCGAGGCCGAACGCTGGGGGGTGGCGCTGCGAGAAGTGATCGCCTCCAAGGCGCCGCTGGAGACCCCTACCCAGCTGCTGCTTAGGGATATTCAG GAGAGTTGTGGGGACCCGGAGACCGTGGCCCTTATTTACCTACGGAACCCAATTCTGAGGCACACCAGTGGGGCCTTGTATGCTccactcctgcccctgccctACGGTGTCAGCGCCCCAG GTCCGGGCTACGCACCCTTGCGCGAGGAGGCGGTGCGGCTGTTCCTGGCTCTGCAGGCGCTGGAGGGGGCGCGGCGCCCCGGGCCCCTGATGCAGGGTGTGCTCCAAACCTGCCGGGACCTGCCCGCGCTCCGCGACGAGCTCTTCCTGCAGCTGGCTAAGCAGACTTCGGGCCCCGCAGGGCCCCCCGGGCCCCGAGCTACCCAAGACCCCGCGGCCCTTCGGTACTGGCAGCTCCTCACCTGCATGAGCTGCACCTTCCGGCCCGGGGGAGCTGTGCGGGGGCACCTCCTGGGGCATCTGGagag GACGGAGCAGGCGCTCCCGGACACAGAACTGGCGGCCTACGCGCGCTTCATCAGGAAAGCGCTGGGCCGGACGCGCGGCCGGGAGCTGGTGCCTTCGCTGGCAGAGATTTCAGCGCTGAGCCGACGGCAGGAGCTCTTATGCACCGTGCACTGTCCGGGGGCTGGTGCCTGCCCTGTGGCCATAGACTCCCACACCACGGCGGGCGAG GTTGCTCGAGAGCTGGTGGGGCGGCTGGGCTTGGCCCGGAGCCGCAACGCATTCGCGCTGTACGAGCAGCGAGGAGCCCAGGAGCGAGCCCTGGCGGGGGGCACTCTCATGGCCGACGTGCTCACCAGGTTTGAGAA TTTGGCGGCGGAGGAAGCCGCGCTAGACGACTCGCCGGACTCTGGTTGGAGACTATGTCTGCGTCTTCACGGGCCCCTGCACCCTGAGGGGCTGTCCCCAGACGGTCACGAACTGCCTTTCCTCTTTGAGCAG GCTCACGCTCTGCTGCTGCGCGGCCGGCCGCCCCCGCCCGACGACACGCTGCGCGCCCTGGCGGCGCTGCGTCTGCAGAGCCTGCACCGAGACTTCTCCCCGAGGGCGCCCCTGCCGCGCCTGGACCGCCtgctgccgcccccccccccgccgcggGAGGACCCTCCCCGCCCCGTCCCCAGGCCTCCGCCCTCCGCCGCCCTGCTGGCCGGGGCGATCTGGAGCCCGGGCCGGGCCAAGAGGCGCGCGGAGCGGAcccggcgcggcggcggcggcggcggcggggcagGCGGCACGGCGGGAAGCGCGGCCCGCGAGGGAGGAGGTGGCGCCGGCAGGGTGGCCGCTGTGCTGGGCGGCTGGAAGCGGCTACGGGGCATGGGCCGAGCTGAGGCCATGGCTGCCTACCTGGCTCTGGCGGCGCAGTGTCCAGGGTTCGGCGCTGCTCGGTATGACGTTCTGGAGCTGAGCACG GAGCCTGGTGGGGGCACTCCACAGAAGCTATGCCTGGGCTTGGGGGCCAAGGCCATGTCCCTCTCCCGGCCCGGTGAGACGGAGCCCGTCCACAGTGTCAGCTATGGCCATGTGGCCGCCTGCCAGCTAATGGGCCCCCACACCCTGGCACTGAGGGTGGGAGAGAGCCAGCTCCTCCTGCAGAGCCCCCAG GTGGAAGAGATCATGCAGCTGGTGAATGCCTACTTGCCCAATCCCTCCCCCGAGAGGCCTTGCAGCAGCCCTTCTCCTCCATGCCAAGACCTGCCAGACACCTCCCCTCCCAGCCAGCACCCGGGCCTGGACGAGCCCCAGGGACAGTCTGGTTGTTTGGGGCAGCTGCAGGACTGA
- the PLEKHH3 gene encoding pleckstrin homology domain-containing family H member 3 isoform X4: MPLPGGLWWLLCCRRGFTLLHRDYGDGELSGDGDEDEDEETFELRTPSPAGGGRGPLDVTLTQPVRSGPVSDRLQSWEETRSLIPEKGPPEEDPDVVVKGWLYREPRGGGARPWLPPRRAWFVLTRDSLDQFSSSGKGARRLGSLVLTSLCSVTGPERRPKETGLWSVTVSGRKHSVRLCSPRQAEAERWGVALREVIASKAPLETPTQLLLRDIQESCGDPETVALIYLRNPILRHTSGALYAPLLPLPYGVSAPGPGYAPLREEAVRLFLALQALEGARRPGPLMQGVLQTCRDLPALRDELFLQLAKQTSGPAGPPGPRATQDPAALRYWQLLTCMSCTFRPGGAVRGHLLGHLERTEQALPDTELAAYARFIRKALGRTRGRELVPSLAEISALSRRQELLCTVHCPGAGACPVAIDSHTTAGEVARELVGRLGLARSRNAFALYEQRGAQERALAGGTLMADVLTRFENLAAEEAALDDSPDSGWRLCLRLHGPLHPEGLSPDGHELPFLFEQAHALLLRGRPPPPDDTLRALAALRLQSLHRDFSPRAPLPRLDRLLPPPPPPREDPPRPVPRPPPSAALLAGAIWSPGRAKRRAERTRRGGGGGGGAGGTAGSAAREGGGGAGRVAAVLGGWKRLRGMGRAEAMAAYLALAAQCPGFGAARSLVGALHRSYAWAWGPRPCPSPGPVRRSPSTVSAMAMWPPAS, from the exons ATGCCTCTCCCCGGGGGATTGTGGTGGCTCCTCTGCTGCCGTCGAGGCTTTACTCTTCTGCACCGGGACTACGGGGACGGCGAGCTTAGCGGGGACGGGGacgaggacgaggacgaggagACCTTTGAGCTGCGGACCCCGAGTCCAGCGGGCGGCGGGAGG GGCCCCCTGGACGTGACGCTCACTCAGCCGGTGAGGAGCGGGCCGGTCTCAGACAG gctgcagagctgggaggagaCACGGAGCCTCATCCCGGAGAAGGGGCCGCCTGAGGAGGACCCGGACGTCGTCGTGAAAG gttgGCTGTACAGAGAGCCCCGCGGAGGAGGGGCTCGGCCCTGGTTGCCCCCGCGCCGGGCCTGGTTCGTGCTCACCCGGGACTCCCTGGACCAGTTCAGTAGCAGCGGGAAGGGGGCGCGGCGCCTCGGGAGCCTCGTGCTCACCAGCTTGTGCTCGGTGACCGGCCCAGAGCGCCGTCCCAAGGAGACCG GTCTGTGGTCAGTGACCGTGTCGGGCCGGAAGCACAGCGTCCGGCTCTGCTCCCCCCGCCAGGCCGAGGCCGAACGCTGGGGGGTGGCGCTGCGAGAAGTGATCGCCTCCAAGGCGCCGCTGGAGACCCCTACCCAGCTGCTGCTTAGGGATATTCAG GAGAGTTGTGGGGACCCGGAGACCGTGGCCCTTATTTACCTACGGAACCCAATTCTGAGGCACACCAGTGGGGCCTTGTATGCTccactcctgcccctgccctACGGTGTCAGCGCCCCAG GTCCGGGCTACGCACCCTTGCGCGAGGAGGCGGTGCGGCTGTTCCTGGCTCTGCAGGCGCTGGAGGGGGCGCGGCGCCCCGGGCCCCTGATGCAGGGTGTGCTCCAAACCTGCCGGGACCTGCCCGCGCTCCGCGACGAGCTCTTCCTGCAGCTGGCTAAGCAGACTTCGGGCCCCGCAGGGCCCCCCGGGCCCCGAGCTACCCAAGACCCCGCGGCCCTTCGGTACTGGCAGCTCCTCACCTGCATGAGCTGCACCTTCCGGCCCGGGGGAGCTGTGCGGGGGCACCTCCTGGGGCATCTGGagag GACGGAGCAGGCGCTCCCGGACACAGAACTGGCGGCCTACGCGCGCTTCATCAGGAAAGCGCTGGGCCGGACGCGCGGCCGGGAGCTGGTGCCTTCGCTGGCAGAGATTTCAGCGCTGAGCCGACGGCAGGAGCTCTTATGCACCGTGCACTGTCCGGGGGCTGGTGCCTGCCCTGTGGCCATAGACTCCCACACCACGGCGGGCGAG GTTGCTCGAGAGCTGGTGGGGCGGCTGGGCTTGGCCCGGAGCCGCAACGCATTCGCGCTGTACGAGCAGCGAGGAGCCCAGGAGCGAGCCCTGGCGGGGGGCACTCTCATGGCCGACGTGCTCACCAGGTTTGAGAA TTTGGCGGCGGAGGAAGCCGCGCTAGACGACTCGCCGGACTCTGGTTGGAGACTATGTCTGCGTCTTCACGGGCCCCTGCACCCTGAGGGGCTGTCCCCAGACGGTCACGAACTGCCTTTCCTCTTTGAGCAG GCTCACGCTCTGCTGCTGCGCGGCCGGCCGCCCCCGCCCGACGACACGCTGCGCGCCCTGGCGGCGCTGCGTCTGCAGAGCCTGCACCGAGACTTCTCCCCGAGGGCGCCCCTGCCGCGCCTGGACCGCCtgctgccgcccccccccccgccgcggGAGGACCCTCCCCGCCCCGTCCCCAGGCCTCCGCCCTCCGCCGCCCTGCTGGCCGGGGCGATCTGGAGCCCGGGCCGGGCCAAGAGGCGCGCGGAGCGGAcccggcgcggcggcggcggcggcggcggggcagGCGGCACGGCGGGAAGCGCGGCCCGCGAGGGAGGAGGTGGCGCCGGCAGGGTGGCCGCTGTGCTGGGCGGCTGGAAGCGGCTACGGGGCATGGGCCGAGCTGAGGCCATGGCTGCCTACCTGGCTCTGGCGGCGCAGTGTCCAGGGTTCGGCGCTGCTCG GAGCCTGGTGGGGGCACTCCACAGAAGCTATGCCTGGGCTTGGGGGCCAAGGCCATGTCCCTCTCCCGGCCCGGTGAGACGGAGCCCGTCCACAGTGTCAGCTATGGCCATGTGGCCGCCTGCCAGCTAA